Proteins encoded by one window of Winogradskyella sp. PG-2:
- a CDS encoding GIN domain-containing protein: MKNLKQITIIALIFISQILIAQTKRVVESFNKVIISPHIETTFVQGDEESVTILKNTLTDDKVNIEVNGETLRVYLDDAKETTKHESIVKNGVKMKVPIYKGKVLTILVTYKRIDNLSLRGEQRTICESLIEVGKFKLKIYGESQVTFNDVNFKEFEVDVYGESQLTIKNGITENQKITAYGEGEINLVGIDNKTSRLKAYGEAEFRVKSSERIKFTAYGEAELYYKGDAKVSKGLSFGDSQINRID, translated from the coding sequence ATGAAAAATTTAAAACAAATTACAATAATTGCATTGATTTTTATAAGTCAAATACTAATAGCACAAACAAAGAGGGTCGTTGAATCTTTTAATAAGGTTATTATAAGTCCACATATCGAAACCACTTTTGTACAAGGGGATGAAGAGTCTGTTACAATTCTGAAAAATACATTGACAGATGATAAAGTAAATATTGAAGTGAATGGGGAAACACTTAGAGTCTATTTAGATGATGCTAAAGAAACCACTAAACATGAGAGTATTGTAAAGAATGGAGTAAAAATGAAAGTGCCAATTTACAAAGGGAAAGTATTAACTATTCTAGTGACCTATAAACGCATAGATAACCTATCATTAAGAGGTGAGCAAAGAACGATTTGTGAAAGTTTAATTGAAGTGGGGAAATTTAAACTTAAGATTTATGGTGAATCTCAAGTGACGTTTAATGATGTGAATTTCAAAGAATTTGAAGTTGATGTTTATGGTGAAAGTCAATTAACTATAAAAAATGGCATTACTGAAAATCAGAAAATTACAGCTTATGGGGAAGGTGAAATTAACCTTGTTGGCATAGATAATAAAACTTCAAGACTTAAAGCTTATGGTGAGGCAGAATTTAGAGTAAAATCTTCAGAGCGAATCAAATTTACAGCTTATGGCGAAGCTGAGCTTTATTATAAAGGTGACGCTAAAGTAAGCAAAGGTTTAAGCTTTGGTGATTCACAAATTAATAGAATAGACTAA
- a CDS encoding ABC transporter ATP-binding protein produces MANTLLSLNEATRTVNSGSNKVTLLDNIDLQVKEGEFISLMGPSGSGKSTLLNCIGMLDSFTGGGYTFLGEPVHSIKEKSRSKLYKEYIGFVFQAYHLIDELTVFENIETPLLYKNVKSSERKALVADMLDRFNIVGKKDLFPIQLSGGQQQLVGVARALIGKPRLILADEPTGNLNSKQSTEIMGLFSHLNKEGVTIIQATHSEKNASYGSRIINLLDGKIVS; encoded by the coding sequence ATGGCTAATACATTATTAAGTCTTAACGAGGCAACTAGAACAGTTAATTCAGGAAGTAACAAGGTTACTTTGCTAGATAATATCGATTTACAAGTTAAGGAAGGCGAATTTATATCCCTTATGGGACCATCTGGTTCTGGTAAATCTACATTACTAAATTGTATAGGTATGCTAGACAGTTTTACAGGAGGCGGTTATACCTTTTTAGGAGAACCTGTCCATAGTATAAAAGAAAAAAGCAGATCTAAGTTGTATAAGGAATATATCGGATTTGTATTTCAAGCTTATCATCTTATTGATGAGCTAACCGTTTTTGAAAATATTGAAACACCCTTGCTATATAAAAATGTGAAATCGTCTGAGCGTAAAGCACTAGTTGCTGATATGTTAGATCGATTTAATATTGTAGGTAAGAAGGATTTATTTCCAATTCAATTAAGTGGTGGTCAACAACAATTAGTTGGTGTTGCTAGAGCTCTAATCGGAAAACCAAGGTTGATTTTAGCGGATGAACCAACAGGGAATCTAAATTCGAAGCAGAGTACAGAAATTATGGGGCTGTTTTCTCACTTGAATAAAGAAGGTGTGACGATTATTCAGGCCACGCACTCTGAAAAAAACGCCTCTTATGGCTCTAGAATTATCAATTTATTAGATGGGAAGATAGTCTCATAA